From Erwinia sp. HDF1-3R, one genomic window encodes:
- a CDS encoding fimbria/pilus outer membrane usher protein, translating to MLFAPGRTSTIARILAGLVIYLTGCLATFSARAVEFNLNFVDSSDRKNIDLSRFQIANYIAPGEYLVDVLLNGRTVSDRLLVNFIPEGEEKNSRVCLPPDLVQRFDLTPEAAARLTLWHQGQCSSLDQQKEVTTRYDREKQTLNIIMPQAWLTFHDENWVPPSQWDEGVNGALLDYNLFASTYQPHRGTSSSSISSYGTAGFNLGPWRARADYQYQASRPSDAASRGKLSWNQTYLYRALPALGARLTAGQTNFSSDIFESFRFVGVTLNSDTRMLPPALRGYAPQVTGIAKTNAKVSISQNGRIIYQTNVSPGPFVIQDLTEAVQGALDVEITEEDGSVTRYQVTTASLPFLTRKGQVRFKSAMGKPASGSSNHVIQPGFFSGEMSWGALNNLSLYGGLIATTGSYQALAMGIGQNLEDFGAVSVDATRSSAVLPQAGKETGMSYRVNYSKRFESTGSQVTFAGYRYADRTFMSLGQYLNKVNGSGYSRDDKQTYTLSANQYLPWPAITLFLSATHNVYWNASSGNNYSLSVSKIFDIGSLRGVSATLSASKLRYQTTDENQMFLSLSLPISSGQQVSYDAQQDRRNGFSQTASWYNSQDPNNSWRVGVGGSSPDLQQGRGVFRANYQHMSPWGQLGLNGSVKDDDYRSLNANWYGSITATAAGAALHQSSAGSEPRMMIAAGVPGIPVSNGASVTNRYGIAVVNGFSSYQTSDIRIDINHLPDDVEVYNTVVSKTLTEGAIGLRQVRAVKGERMLAVIRRADGSYPPLGATVMDNSSGLEAGLVGDGGLAWLSGISGEKSLTVQWGDGQQCRIQVPTQQPEPGAQILLPCVKTQ from the coding sequence ATGTTGTTTGCACCAGGACGAACATCAACAATAGCCAGAATACTGGCAGGGCTTGTTATTTATCTTACCGGATGCCTGGCGACCTTTTCCGCCAGAGCTGTAGAATTTAACCTTAATTTTGTGGATTCCAGCGATCGAAAGAATATAGATTTATCGCGCTTTCAGATAGCTAACTATATTGCACCAGGGGAATACCTGGTAGACGTATTACTGAACGGTCGGACGGTCAGCGATCGCCTGCTGGTTAACTTTATCCCTGAGGGGGAAGAGAAAAACAGTCGGGTCTGTTTGCCGCCCGATCTGGTTCAACGTTTTGACCTGACCCCAGAGGCCGCTGCGCGCCTGACCCTCTGGCATCAGGGGCAGTGCTCCTCGCTGGATCAGCAAAAAGAGGTCACTACGCGCTACGATCGTGAGAAGCAAACCCTCAATATAATTATGCCGCAGGCCTGGCTCACCTTTCATGATGAAAACTGGGTGCCACCGTCACAGTGGGATGAAGGGGTGAATGGCGCACTACTCGACTATAACCTTTTCGCCAGCACCTACCAGCCGCACCGCGGCACCAGCTCATCCAGCATCAGTAGCTATGGCACGGCGGGATTCAACCTCGGTCCCTGGCGCGCACGCGCGGACTATCAGTACCAGGCGTCGCGTCCGTCCGATGCGGCATCACGCGGCAAACTGAGCTGGAACCAGACTTACCTTTATCGCGCGCTTCCGGCGCTGGGGGCCAGGCTGACCGCCGGTCAGACTAACTTCAGTTCTGATATTTTTGAATCATTTCGCTTTGTCGGCGTCACGCTTAACAGCGATACGCGCATGCTGCCGCCCGCACTGCGCGGCTATGCGCCCCAGGTCACGGGCATTGCCAAAACTAACGCGAAGGTTAGCATCAGCCAGAATGGCCGCATCATATACCAAACCAACGTGTCGCCTGGCCCCTTTGTCATTCAGGATCTTACCGAAGCAGTGCAGGGCGCGCTGGACGTGGAAATTACCGAGGAGGACGGCAGCGTCACGCGCTATCAGGTCACGACCGCCAGCCTGCCATTCCTCACCCGTAAAGGCCAGGTACGCTTTAAAAGCGCCATGGGTAAACCTGCCAGCGGCAGCAGTAATCACGTGATACAGCCTGGTTTTTTCAGTGGCGAAATGTCATGGGGAGCATTAAATAATCTGTCGCTTTATGGCGGCCTTATCGCTACCACAGGCAGCTATCAGGCGCTGGCAATGGGGATAGGTCAGAATCTGGAGGATTTTGGTGCCGTCTCGGTGGATGCCACTCGCTCATCGGCCGTGCTGCCCCAGGCCGGCAAAGAGACCGGCATGAGCTATCGCGTGAACTACTCCAAACGCTTCGAGAGTACCGGTAGCCAGGTCACCTTTGCTGGCTACCGTTATGCAGACCGAACCTTTATGTCACTCGGGCAGTATCTCAACAAGGTGAACGGCAGCGGCTATTCCAGAGATGATAAGCAGACCTATACCCTCAGCGCCAACCAGTATCTGCCCTGGCCCGCGATCACGCTTTTTCTCTCGGCTACGCATAACGTCTACTGGAACGCCAGTTCAGGTAATAACTACAGCCTGTCGGTGAGCAAAATTTTCGATATCGGGTCCCTGAGAGGCGTATCAGCCACCCTGTCAGCCAGCAAGCTGCGCTATCAAACAACGGATGAGAACCAGATGTTTCTCTCACTCAGCCTGCCCATCTCTTCCGGGCAGCAGGTGAGCTACGACGCGCAGCAGGATCGGCGAAATGGTTTCTCGCAAACGGCCTCCTGGTACAACAGCCAGGATCCCAATAACAGCTGGCGCGTCGGCGTCGGTGGCAGTAGTCCCGATCTGCAACAGGGCAGAGGCGTTTTCCGCGCCAACTATCAGCATATGTCGCCCTGGGGCCAGCTGGGTCTGAACGGCAGTGTGAAAGACGATGACTATCGCTCGCTCAATGCTAACTGGTACGGATCGATCACGGCGACCGCCGCCGGGGCCGCCCTGCATCAGAGCAGCGCCGGAAGCGAACCCCGAATGATGATCGCAGCGGGTGTGCCGGGGATCCCCGTCAGCAACGGCGCATCGGTCACTAACCGTTACGGCATCGCCGTGGTCAATGGCTTCTCCAGCTACCAGACCTCTGATATCCGCATCGACATCAACCATCTGCCGGATGACGTGGAGGTTTATAACACGGTGGTGAGTAAGACGCTGACGGAAGGGGCGATCGGGCTGCGCCAGGTTCGGGCAGTCAAAGGGGAGCGCATGCTGGCGGTGATCCGTCGGGCTGACGGCAGTTATCCACCGTTGGGCGCAACGGTAATGGATAACAGCTCCGGCCTGGAAGCGGGCCTGGTTGGCGACGGCGGACTGGCCTGGCTTTCCGGTATATCGGGTGAAAAGTCCCTGACGGTTCAGTGGGGAGACGGGCAGCAGTGCAGGATCCAGGTTCCCACGCAGCAGCCAGAACCTGGGGCGCAGATCCTGCTGCCCTGTGTAAAAACGCAATAA
- a CDS encoding fimbrial protein: MSASSFADDTAVKAPTGTDQGSGRIHFTGTVINAPCSIAAGDEDINVDMGQIANKVLETGNKYSQNVNYVIHLQDCSLSAQTAGNVQYPAMSKVAVTFTGTPDGSKTDLLANTGSAQGAGIRLIDANGSLLKVGDTSADIPLANGNNELKFAARVEANSQPVSTGTLVSQATYALNYK; this comes from the coding sequence ATGTCCGCTTCATCTTTTGCCGATGATACAGCGGTCAAAGCACCGACCGGTACTGACCAGGGTTCAGGTCGTATTCATTTTACCGGCACGGTAATTAATGCGCCCTGTTCCATTGCCGCCGGGGATGAAGATATCAACGTTGATATGGGGCAGATTGCTAATAAGGTGCTGGAAACCGGCAATAAATATTCGCAAAACGTTAACTACGTTATTCACCTGCAGGATTGCAGCCTGAGTGCGCAGACGGCGGGTAACGTACAATATCCCGCTATGTCTAAGGTGGCGGTCACCTTTACCGGTACGCCGGACGGCAGCAAGACTGACCTGCTGGCAAACACCGGTAGCGCACAGGGTGCGGGTATCCGCCTGATCGATGCCAATGGTTCTCTGCTCAAGGTCGGTGATACCTCAGCTGATATTCCACTGGCCAACGGCAACAACGAGCTTAAGTTTGCTGCGCGGGTGGAAGCCAATAGCCAGCCCGTGTCTACAGGTACCCTCGTATCGCAGGCGACCTACGCCCTGAACTATAAATAG